The stretch of DNA TATTTAGCTCTGATAAATCAACAATTTTGTTCGTAATTTTTTTTGGTGCTAATCAACAATCTAGTAGTACTCCGTACTTCTGTAGAAGGCAACACCGAAATAAACATCCCCAGTGGCCTAGACATAGAACTTAGAAGCCAATGGTAAGGAATGTGTGTGAGAAGAGATACACGATGCAATTCGTATCTATGTATGTTGTCGTGTGTTAACTATTGCAAGGGGAAGTCAGATCGCACAGTGACTAACTAAAGGATCCTGGGAAAACTATCAACATTGCTAACTTGTACTCCAGTCAGATTAGTAGAGACATGCACATGCTGGGGACATGGTTGATTATTATGAAACTTTGAAATAATTGTACTTGTCTACTGATGGTGAGCTAACTGAGGTTTAGCATTATGCAAAGACTGGCAGTTTTGCTAATAACCTCGAGCCTGTTGGGGAAGTCTATCAATGCTTCTCTGGTAGTCTAATTTGCATTTTCTAGTAGTTGTATTATTTTCAAAGCAATCAGACTTAGAAAACCAAATTAAAAAAATGCTGGGAGTCCGACGAACTTGACAATGTCATATGCCTAAAAGAATTTGTTATTTTGTACGTTTGTCTCCGCTAGTTCTCTCAACTTAGCTAGGTGTTGCATGACTTCATTAGGTATCCCTAGGTTAGGAGCTCAAAATCATACAATACAGGCAAATTAAGGGTCATATGTTATGTTTCCAATAGTTAGTGAACTCGGTCATTAACATTACGATATTACTTTATCACACCATGACTCTACTAAGCTAATAAAGCTTTATTCTCCCCCCGTTCCATTTATATGGTCCCCATTTTCCTTTTACTCTCTCTCAAAATAATTGGCTCCTTTTTATATCTAGTAAAGTGAAAAGCGATTTTCCATACGATCCCTTGTTAAGTACTCCTTAACATACTGCCTCCATCTTGTTGACACTCCCAATGGGGAGGGATGATATGTGAACTGTGATACTCTACATGTATATTTTCTAAGTCAAGGTGTAATTATGGCTGTTTTCACTTTATCTTATATATGACCTAATACCTATAGTCAATCAAATGGAGACAACATAAATGGGATGGAACAAGTACTTGTTTTGTCTCATCAGTTGGAAAATTACTGTAGCTAGGGCACTTCAGttgtcctctttttttttttttttttttttttttttttttttttttttttaagaaaaaacaTTTGCCATACTTTCTTTTGAAATTACTTTTTAGTTGGGGGTGTGCAGATTAATTGCTTTTAAGACGCCTGTTTCCTTCATTGCATCTCTAAAGACACCTTTAGATGTCATAAAATAACCCCTGAAGCTTTTACGAATCTCAAATTACTACCGTTTATCAGAGCTGAAAATGAAAATGGCCCATCATATGGTTAGATAGAAAGCTGAGCTAGGAGATTGTTGGCAATTGACTGAacatgcttttttttttcttttaatgaaatatAGGCATAGCTGATTGTGTTAAGTTAGAGTATACACTTATCATAGTTGCAGCCTGCATTTTTTTAAGCCACGGGAACTTTTACTCTTGCTAGGTCTACTGTGCGAAGGATCctgttaatttttttaatttagttCTTTGGCTGTGACTAGTTTCTATATAAATTATGAGCATATAACAGACATTCTCTACTACTCAGATAATTTGTTTCGCAATTAAGTTTGTAATTTTGTATAGCTTTGGTGATTTTATTAGTATTTGGATTGATTGCCTTGCTGGGCTCCTCAATTATATGGCTATTCTTCTCTAAAGATAAGTAAAATAAAACGTGTTCTATTTTACAGCTGTCACTGTCATAGTCATAACTCATAAGAGACATGGTCACAGTTTTGACTAGAACAATTTAGAGGATGATATCTTTGTTAGTTATGGGCTCTTTGTTGGACTTCGGCTCTTGTTAAATAAATGTTAAGTGTGCGGTGTGCCTGCAGGCTTCAGCTGACTAGATGGGATGCTGCTTGTGTCCTAATGTTTGTGTCATTTATGGGAAACACAATTCGTCCACTAATCTAGATTGTataattgtttttgttttaccAGTGGGATATTACCTCTTCCATTTAGTCAAGGCTTTAAGCTGTTCAGTATTTGACAGGAGTGATCGGTTGTGTGGTTGCTGTCTGGGAGcctttttttttagttttgtCCCTAACGACGCCTAAAGTATACCTTGTGAATCTTGCATAAATTCAAAGTCATATGAGCTCATTGGTCAAGAAACAAAACATGAGTTTAATGCAGTTTTACGAGGCTACATTTTCTAAGCCATTAAGATTGTTACTTCCTCCGATAATTTGGAAATCTATTTGCTTTTTGCACAATGATTGAAGTTGTTAGTGGGATAGTGGGTCTCACCAATAAATTAGGGCGATTTTACTAACAAAAACTTGCTCGCGAAAGAAATGGGGCAATTTTAGTGAGTAGACCAAAAAAGTAATATGGGACATTTCCGTAGAATCACAGATTTGCAGGGAGTATTTTTTGGTGCTTAATGAGAGGAGGACCCTTTTAAATGATGTTGCATTATTGCTTTGGGCTTTGAATGGATTCTCTTTACATGACAGGCGTGAAGAGACCGAGTGTAGCATCTTGATAATTTGTTTCACATTTAGGTTTGTAAGTTTGTAACTATATATATCTATGTGATGTTACCAAGTTTGCGACTGATTGTTTTTGTGGAAGTTTCCCTAATAAAATAGTTTTATGGTCCATTTTAGCGTCGGCTTTAAAAGTCACTAGAGTAATTGAACAGCAGTTATCAAGAGAAGGATTGGGAGGGCAAAGGTACCTTGGGGTTTGGCTGTCCGAAAAATCAGTGCTAATGAATTCCTTCTGTTTATTGGGCAAGCTACGGTAAGGAGTCCTAATGTCTGTGCTATGTGTATGAGCGACAGGGAGCCGGGGTTAGATAAATGTGTTTAGTTCTCTTTTAAGATGTTGCCCCTTTCAAGGCTGATCAGTGGCAGGAAATTAACTTCATCTGTTATAGTTTTTGTTATTCCTTAAAATATAATTTGAGGGTCAGCTATATGGCATCTCCTTGTGCATAACAGGTACTTTCATACTTTGAAAGTATTCTCATCATATTCAGTAGAAACTACTGGAAAAATAGAACTTTCTAGCTAGGTGGATTTTATGTAGTTTGATAGTTTGTTTATTGTTCAATATGTGCCAGCTCATTTTTGTTTGTTCAATGGATTTACAGTAAGAAATGTCTGGAGTTCGTTGTTCGTTGAAGATGAAAATTTCTGCTGGAGAGGTATGTCATTGGCATTATGGGAACCACATGTGGCTGTAAACTTCAAAGACAAGTGTGGTGTGCTTTGTTGTTGGCTTGACAATTTTTTTGCCGCAAGTTATGAATAACGGTACGCTGGATAATGTACTTATTTTGCCTGTGATGTTTGATCAGTGTTTGAAACCAAATCTTAGATACAGTAATTTGGTATTTAATATAATAGTTGTACCAGTGAGATACATCTAATCAAAATTGTAGAGGGGTATGCGACTTGTATTGTTTTGTATTGGTAGGCTCATCGCGGAAGTCCTGGTGTTTTGTTGTAAATTAAATGTACGTTACTTTTAAAACAGGTTATCAATTGGGTTTCTTCATTTATATTGTTGTTTACCATTTGTTGGTATCTCAACTATGGAGGGGAATTTGAGTGTAAACTGATCAGGGAAGGAGTAATATAGGCTTGATTACCAGGGAACTGGATGTTCTGGATTCTTAAATGTCAATCGAAGTTATCACGAGTATCTGTGTTGTATAGTGTCCAGCCGTCACTGGACTGGCCAAGATCTTGAATAGAACGGGTGTATTGGAATGATGAAAAAAGTACGGAGTAAGTTGTTCCATACACATAAGGAACTCCTTAACCATTGAGCTACACAATAAGGAGCTCCGTATATTAAAATTCATCTTAGAAAAAGGAGAAGATATGTGGCGCCACAAAGAAAATATGAAACTTTTACTATTGAGATGGAATAAGAAGTTTCATATGTGGTGATGTGGCTTAAAAAAAGTTGGCATGAAACTACAACCATTGCTATTAGCTAACTGCTGTGTGGATTTATGTGCTATGTGCTGCCATATGCTCAAGGCTTTCTTTCACTGACGGACTACAAATTTCGAGACAATATACATCTGCTAAATACCAAATCACAAGATGATTGTGTCGCTTTGTTCATTTCAAAATAGATGGCTACTACGACCAACTCCCGAGCTGTGACTTGTGTTGACTGTTTTGGTGCTGTTTTCTGCTTTATAAGCAATCAAATACTTTAGTGCTTCTGTTTTTTTCTAAAAGCTCAGTTAAATGCGGTGCTAGCATGCTACTAGACCCGCCAAACGGTTTATTCGGAGAGGATGGGTCGGGTGAGCTAAGTTCGGGTTGGGTTATTTGTGCTATATTTGAACTTCAAGTTTGGGTCTTGTTTGGTCACTACAAAATCATATCAtcatcaattggtctcccttgtgacgggttaccatttgtggcggatattttgtgagttaaaatggtaacaaaatgggttagtggagaaaggggaccacatgaatagtattgcagagagagaaaaagtgggtactttgtgaggtaaaatggtatccgtcactcaagagtgacggatatgtgccgtcacaaacaagaatgtGTGTATCATCATACCTGTAATAGTAAAATGATTTCACAATACAAGTTCTCGTAAATTTACAAATGCAAGTGGGATAATTGGTTGGGAATTGGGGGTACTCTTTTAACCATCAAATGAATAAAAATTGAAGATAGAAGACGAGATCTGTTATAACTAACTTTGGAGTTTGTTATATGTCGGTTAATCTGTTATAACTAACTTAGAGAGTTAGTTACTCCTCTTTATAAATAGAGGGAGGTTATTGTAATATTGTAACTCACTTTTACAGAATACAATTCATATTATTTCAATCCCTCTCTGGCTCTCTTAGCAAAGTAGTAACAACACAAGTACACAactgtaaaaaccttgcaaattcCGTACCATTCTCTCTTTTTTCTTGCTTCTGAATCTTGTTTTGCAGCCATGATTCTAACTAAAGAAAATATGAACCCAACCTCCATTGTTGAACATTCCAAACAAAACACATCCCCCATGGAATACCCTCCGAAACAAAACCCGTCTTCCATTTCTGAAACATCCCAAGAAATCCCAACTACCCTTTATAACCATTCAAAAGAAAAAACAACCACAAACTTCAGTTTCCAAGTACACCCTGCTATTATACTGAAGCAAACTCTGGCATGTCTGACTGAAGAACATTTTAATCCAGAAGGGTTCGGAATGATCGAAGTTGGAGAAGTTGGTTTGGAGATAACTGTTGGTAACTCTAACGCTACTGTGAGTCATTTATGGTTGAAGGCCACCGGTTTGATCGACTTCAAATGCAGCAAGCCTATGATCGGACAATGGGTTAACTTGAAACACATTTCCCACAATCTTGTTGATGCTCATGATACAGATACCATAACCATTCATCATCTTGAATCCTCTAATCAACTCTTCTTTTCATTTGGTAAATTCTATTTTTTCTTGTAACGAATTTTGTTGTCTTGTTCCTTTTCGTTGGATATCTTCATAAATGTCTAATAATCTTATTTTGTCCGTGTTACATTTATAGCTCTAAGCCTGACTTACCCGCATTAGATTTGTTTGCTAAAATAACTTTCTGAATCACATAATTCTGGTTTTTTTTATAATAGGGGATATGATTAGGATACGATTATTAAGAAGTCTTTTCGAGTTACAGTTCATAGTTCATACTCCTTGTTATTCATGAAATAGTATATGATGACGCAATAATATTAATCGATTGAACAACGTTCTTGATAATCATAACCAACTTTGTTACTTAAAACAGCCACAAATGTGAATCTGTGATATATTTCGGGTTTTACTTAGTGGCTTATATTCTATCCTTGGATATAGATTAGTGGGCTGATAAGATATGTTAAATAGATTACTAGTTGAATTATGCGACATAATGGATATAGATTTGATTGATGGTTGCACTCTTGGTGATTGGGTTCAGGAAGTGATCCTCCAACACAATTTTCCGAGGAATTGGTTGAACAGGATGAAGTCTACTACGTGAAGTTCCCCAATATCACATACGCCTGTGAGGCTGCAATACTGTCTGACGACTTGAAGCAGATGATCGAACAATATGAGGTTGCTGAGCCCAAGTTAGGTATACCACCTTTTCTTCATTATATGTCTTGTATAATAAAGCAGGAAATGGTGAAGGATACTTGTTTCAGAACTTGACTGCTTAATTTAAATGTACCAGTTTTAGTGGATATATCAAAGGAGAATTTGAAGATCTCTATAGAAAGAACAAAGTGGTTATACTGTTACAAGCATGGTGATAAGGTAAGAATATCAGATGATTTGATATTGATTTAGTGAAACATTCATTTTTCTGATGGTTGTATTATTGGTTTTGTAGATGGAGGGAATAAGGGGGATGATAGGGAAACAGAAGCACCATGCGTTTTTCAAGTGGCCTGATTGTGAGTTTCTGAAGAAGGCGGCATTGGTGGCGCCAGCATTTCTTCTGTGCTTTGCGACTCATCCACCACAGTGCATCATGCTGCGTTTCAACCTCAGAGAACTTGGAGATTTGGTGTATTTGCACAAATCGGTCTTGACTGTTTTCAACTCTCCTTCTAGCCAACAACTCAAGGTGGAACTTGGCAACTTGGAAAATCTCAAGGCAGCCTCACTTGTCTGAGTTTTGTCGCTCTTCTAATTGGCTGTCGATTTTGACAAAAAAATAGCAAGATGATACTAGGTCTGAGCTATCTGAGTACCATGATTATAGAATGTATGGTTTATTACTACAGTGATCGGGAAAGAAAACCTGTAAATGTTTCAGAAGCGACATCATGTTTTTGCATGCAGATTTGAGTGTGATAAGTTTTTTTGCAAGTGTAACATGCTCTAATTCTCTGATCTGATCTTTGACTCTGAGGATCTGATGTCGAATTCCAAAAACCAGCGAGAGGTTGACACCATTCTAGAATAAGCAATAAAATTCAGAAATTGAACATGTAGTAGATTGTTCAATGTCTTCCATAGTTATATTTTTGAAACTGGTATTTCAGTATCTATGTAAGAGGTCTAATGAGTTCAAGGAACTGACGAAGTAGGACGTATATTCAGTATTAGTGACAAAAAAGTGTGACTTGTGAGAGAAAAGAATTCCCTTATACTTGTGATCATCTCAACACTTGCTGTCGCGTGTCAGCACTCCCAACATTCCGACACATGAGAACAGTTAGGAAGGATTTGCTTGTTTGCTATCTCAGGCTAAAAGTGGGTGGTATAATAAGTTCGAATGTTGAGACCTGTCAAGAACAAGCAGGTAGTAGCCTGGAAGTCGATAACCTTGTTACTTGGCTGAGCTGCAATCTCATTGTTATTGAGATTATGACCATTTTAGTATCCTGCCTGCTAAAGgtcgtcgacaatttactaattatcgtcgacaattttaatgaacttccaaaactacccctccctcacacttTCCCTTATattttttccgtcttgttttgttttcgtaaaaaaataattaataattactaataaaccccgTTCGAGGATAGttcgttttattttaattttttaatttattgaaacttattttaattagcgattatcgatccacgtacccaaaactaatttaagacggaaattaataatttttttaaaaaaaaaaaatttgttgaaaaagggcctggatgaagaaatttttcgtccagaccaaggtccggacaaagaaatttttcgtccagaccatggtccagacaaaaatatttttcatccagacggaaaatattttcgtccagacccaggtccagacgaaaaatattttcgtccgggaaaaaaaaaaaaattaaataaatttttttttttaaaaaaaaaaaaaaaaaaaaaaaaaaattccggacgaaaatatttttcgtctGGAATCTGGTCCTGATGAAAATATTTTCTGCGGACTGGTCCgacgaaaaatatttttgtctggACCATGGTCTGGACGAAAATTTTCTTTGTCTggacgaaaatgtttttcgtccggattttttttttttttttttttttttgaaaaaaaaaatcattttc from Silene latifolia isolate original U9 population chromosome 10, ASM4854445v1, whole genome shotgun sequence encodes:
- the LOC141605513 gene encoding uncharacterized protein LOC141605513, whose translation is MILTKENMNPTSIVEHSKQNTSPMEYPPKQNPSSISETSQEIPTTLYNHSKEKTTTNFSFQVHPAIILKQTLACLTEEHFNPEGFGMIEVGEVGLEITVGNSNATVSHLWLKATGLIDFKCSKPMIGQWVNLKHISHNLVDAHDTDTITIHHLESSNQLFFSFGSDPPTQFSEELVEQDEVYYVKFPNITYACEAAILSDDLKQMIEQYEVAEPKLVLVDISKENLKISIERTKWLYCYKHGDKMEGIRGMIGKQKHHAFFKWPDCEFLKKAALVAPAFLLCFATHPPQCIMLRFNLRELGDLVYLHKSVLTVFNSPSSQQLKVELGNLENLKAASLV